The Rhinoderma darwinii isolate aRhiDar2 chromosome 11, aRhiDar2.hap1, whole genome shotgun sequence genome window below encodes:
- the LOC142663057 gene encoding histone H2B 1.1: MPEPAKSAPAPKKGSKKAVTKTQKKDGKKRRKSRKESYAIYVYKVLKQVHPDTGISSKAMGIMNSFVNDIFERIAGEASRLAHYNKRSTITSREIQTAVRLLLPGELAKHAVSEGTKAVTKYTSAK, translated from the coding sequence ATGCCTGAGCCCGCTAAGTCTGCCCCGGCGCCCAAGAAGGGCTCCAAGAAAGCCGTGACCAAGACACAGAAGAAGGACGGCAAGAAGCGGAGAAAGAGCAGGAAGGAGAGCTATGCCATTTACGTGTACAAGGTGCTCAAGCAGGTCCACCCCGACACCGGCATCTCGTCCAAGGCAATGGGCATCATGAACtccttcgtcaatgacatcttcgagCGCATCGCAGGGGAAGCCTCCCGCCTGGCTCACTACAACAAGCGCTCCACCATCACCTCCCGGGAGATCCAGACTGCCGTGCGCCTGCTGCTGCCTGGAGAGCTGGCCAAGCACGCCGTGTCCGAGGGCACCAAAGCCGTCACCAAGTACACCAGCGCCAAGTAA
- the LOC142663058 gene encoding histone H2A type 1-like — protein MSGRGKQGGKVRAKAKTRSSRAGLQFPVGRVHRLLRKGNYAQRVGAGAPVYMAAVLEYLTAEILELAGNAARDNKKTRIIPRHLQLAVRNDEELNKLLGGVTIAQGGVLPNIQAVLLPKKTESSKSAKSK, from the coding sequence ATGTCTGGACGTGGTAAACAGGGAGGCAAAGTGCGGGCTAAAGCCAAGACTCGCTCATCCCGGGCAGGACTTCAGTTTCCTGtcggtcgtgtgcacagacttCTCCGCAAGGGCAACTACGCTCAGAGGGTGGGTGCCGGCGCTCCGGTTTACATGGCCGCTGTGCTTGAATATTTGACCGCTGAGATCCTGGAACTGGCCGGAAATGCCGCCCGGGACAACAAGAAGACCCGCATCATCCCCCGTCACCTGCAGCTGGCCGTGCGCAATGACGAGGAGCTCAACAAGCTGCTGGGTGGTGTGACCATCGCTCAGGGAGGCGTCCTGCCCAACATCCAGGCCGTTCTGCTGCCCAAGAAGACCGAGAGCAGCAAAAGCGCCAAGAGCAAGTGA